The Nitrososphaerota archaeon genome includes the window GATAAGCATCGATATAGAATGGATGAGGATATTAAGGAATATCTGATGGAGAAGTTTGGTAGAATTCATCCTGTCTTCGATGTTATGGACAGATATAACCCGGAGCTCCTTAGAGGCTTCGTTACTATGAGGCGGGCTACACTTAAACCTAAAGGTGCACCCGAAGGCGCCCTGCCAGAGAAGATCAAGGAGCTGATTATAGTAGCAGTGGAAGTCGCCTTAGGGCGTGGAGAAGGTGGTAAGAGCCACGCTAGACGAGCGGTAAGACTAGGGGCGACAGCAAAAGAGGTTGAAG containing:
- a CDS encoding carboxymuconolactone decarboxylase family protein; this encodes MDEDIKEYLMEKFGRIHPVFDVMDRYNPELLRGFVTMRRATLKPKGAPEGALPEKIKELIIVAVEVALGRGEGGKSHARRAVRLGATAKEVEEAVELCTWLAGWSSWVDCGMDAVLAAEDEEKKVREGKPFYWTTEVTSSKEK